From a single Brettanomyces bruxellensis chromosome 5, complete sequence genomic region:
- the CPA1 gene encoding Multifunctional pyrimidine synthesis protein CAD (MEROPS:MER0060647~BUSCO:EOG09262914) → MFSLLSKNVHKGAIGTVRYSSTSSLQKAALRIQNGPVFKGYSFGANKNVSGEAVFTTSLVGYPESMTDPSYRGQILCFTQPLIGNYGVPSSAVKDKYNLLKYFESPHIQCKAIVVGDAAMEYSHWTAVESLSDWCKREGVAAITGVDTRALVSYLREQGSSLSKLLIGEAAESESNTPYEDPSKLNLVSQVSTKSPFKIPALSPKSNILVIDCGVKENILRNLVKRDASITVVPYDFPVQNIISNYDGLFITNGPGDPTTCAATIKNLKATMAQNLDLPIMGICLGHQLLALASGAHTLKLKYGNRAHNIPTLDLTTGQCHITSQNHGYAVDASTLPSDFEQYFINLNDMSNEGMIHKTRPIFSTQFHPEAKGGPLDTSFLFDRFFENVQTYQKRNHETLSDLAFLTKEFPQERVFF, encoded by the coding sequence atgtTTTCCTTactttcaaaaaatgtCCACAAGGGAGCTATTGGAACTGTCAGGTACAGTTCCACTAGCAGTTTACAAAAGGCAGCTTTGAGAATCCAGAATGGTCCTGTGTTTAAAGGCTACTCTTTTGGTGCCAATAAAAATGTCAGTGGTGAAGCTGTCTTTACTACATCATTGGTTGGATATCCGGAATCTATGACGGATCCTTCCTATAGGGGCcaaattctttgctttACGCAGCCCCTGATTGGAAACTACGGTGTTCCTTCCTCTGCTGTTAAGGATAAATACAATTTGCTCAAGTATTTCGAATCCCCACACATCCAATGTAAGGCCATAGTTGTTGGAGATGCTGCTATGGAGTATTCTCATTGGACCGCAGTTGAGAGTTTGAGTGATTGGTGCAAAAGAGAAGGGGTTGCTGCCATAACTGGTGTGGATACAAGAGCACTTGTTTCCTATTTGAGGGAGCAGGGATCGAGTTTGAGCAAGTTGCTGATTGGTGAAGCAGCTGAGTCCGAATCAAACACCCCTTACGAAGATCCAAGCAAGCTGAATCTGGTGTCTCAGGTGAGTACCAAGTCACCTTTCAAGATTCCTGCCTTGTCACCAAAATCCAACATCCTTGTGATTGACTGCGGTGTGAAGGAAAACATATTGAGAAATCTCGTCAAGAGAGATGCATCCATCACAGTTGTGCCATATGATTTCCCGGTTCAGAATATAATCTCCAATTACGACGGTTTGTTCATCACAAACGGTCCAGGTGATCCAACAACTTGTGCTGCCACCATTAAAAACTTGAAGGCAACAATGGCACAGAACCTTGATTTGCCAATTATGGGCATCTGTTTGGGACACCAGTTGTTGGCACTAGCTAGTGGTGCACATACTTTAAAGTTGAAGTATGGTAATCGTGCCCATAACATCCCTACTTTGGACTTGACCACAGGTCAGTGCCACATCACGTCGCAAAACCATGGTTATGCCGTTGATGCTTCGACACTACCAAGCGATTTTGAGCAGTACTTTATCAATCTTAATGACATGTCTAATGAGGGTATGATCCACAAGACAAGGCCAATATTCTCTACACAGTTCCATCCAGAAGCCAAGGGTGGCCCATTAGACACTTCGTTCTTGTTCGATAGgttctttgaaaatgttcAGACTTATCA